The Lysobacter sp. genome includes a window with the following:
- a CDS encoding glutathione S-transferase family protein, producing the protein MSATSTPPPTLLIGMFDSPFVRRVAISMSLLDQPFEHRDWSVGKDFDRIREYSPLGRVPVLVPAGGEALTESAMILEHLDDLVGPERALMPPPGAQRREALRILAFATGAVEKALQIVGERVFRPEEKWHAPYLERCRTQMRGALGELDKVCAAAADRDWLIGGASGNGRMTQADITLACFVTYAHEAVPEPLDAYPALRARVARYEALPVFRRYYAPFFQPNATGAASA; encoded by the coding sequence ATGAGCGCGACCTCGACCCCGCCCCCGACCCTGCTCATCGGCATGTTCGACTCGCCGTTCGTGCGTCGCGTCGCGATCAGCATGAGCCTGCTCGATCAGCCGTTCGAGCACCGCGACTGGTCGGTCGGCAAGGATTTCGACCGTATCCGCGAATACAGCCCGCTCGGCCGCGTGCCGGTGCTGGTGCCCGCTGGCGGCGAAGCGCTGACCGAGTCGGCGATGATCCTGGAACACCTCGACGATCTCGTCGGCCCCGAACGCGCGCTGATGCCGCCGCCGGGCGCGCAGCGTCGCGAAGCGCTGCGCATCCTCGCTTTCGCCACCGGCGCGGTGGAAAAAGCGCTGCAGATCGTCGGCGAGCGCGTGTTCCGCCCGGAAGAGAAATGGCATGCGCCCTATCTCGAACGCTGCCGCACCCAGATGCGCGGTGCGCTCGGCGAACTCGACAAGGTCTGCGCCGCCGCTGCGGATCGCGACTGGCTGATCGGTGGCGCGTCCGGCAACGGCCGAATGACCCAGGCCGACATCACCCTCGCGTGCTTCGTCACCTACGCGCACGAAGCCGTGCCCGAACCGCTCGACGCGTATCCGGCGCTGCGCGCACGCGTCGCGCGCTACGAAGCGCTGCCCGTGTTCCGCCGCTATTACGCGCCGTTCTTCCAGCCCAATGCGACCGGAGCGGCAAGCGCATGA
- the glyQ gene encoding glycine--tRNA ligase subunit alpha — MQGPTFQELIQRLNAYWAAQGCVLIQPLDLEVGAGTFHPATFLRALGPEPWNAAYVQPSRRPTDGRYGENPNRLQHYYQYQVVMKPNPDNIVELYFDSLKALGVDPLVHDLRLVEDNWESPTLGAWGLGWEVWLNGMEVTQFTYFQQAGGIECKPVLGEITYGLERLCMYLQNCDNVYDLIWTVGPQGPVTYGDVFLQNEREQSAYNFEHANVEELFHRFDACEAEALKLVELGLPLPAYDQVCKASHSFNLLDARRAISVTERQRYILRVRKLAQAVAESYFAQREKLGFPGCKQDKAAA; from the coding sequence ATGCAGGGACCGACCTTCCAAGAGCTCATCCAGCGTCTGAACGCCTATTGGGCGGCCCAGGGCTGCGTGCTGATCCAGCCCCTCGACCTCGAAGTCGGCGCCGGCACCTTCCATCCGGCCACGTTCCTGCGCGCCCTCGGCCCGGAGCCGTGGAACGCGGCCTACGTGCAGCCCAGCCGCCGCCCCACCGACGGCCGCTACGGCGAGAACCCCAACCGCCTGCAGCATTACTACCAGTACCAGGTGGTGATGAAGCCCAATCCCGACAACATCGTCGAGCTGTACTTCGATTCGCTCAAGGCGCTGGGCGTCGATCCGCTGGTGCACGATCTGCGTCTGGTCGAGGACAACTGGGAATCGCCGACCCTCGGCGCCTGGGGTCTCGGCTGGGAAGTGTGGTTGAACGGCATGGAAGTCACCCAGTTCACCTATTTCCAGCAGGCCGGCGGCATCGAGTGCAAACCGGTGCTGGGCGAGATCACCTACGGTCTCGAACGCCTGTGCATGTACCTGCAGAACTGCGACAACGTCTACGACCTGATCTGGACCGTCGGCCCGCAGGGCCCGGTGACCTACGGCGACGTGTTCCTGCAGAACGAGCGCGAACAGAGCGCCTACAACTTCGAGCACGCGAACGTTGAAGAACTGTTCCATCGCTTCGACGCCTGCGAAGCCGAAGCGCTGAAGCTGGTCGAACTCGGCCTGCCGCTGCCGGCCTACGACCAGGTCTGCAAGGCCTCGCATTCGTTCAACCTGCTCGATGCGCGCCGCGCGATTTCGGTGACCGAACGCCAGCGCTACATCCTGCGCGTGCGCAAGCTGGCGCAGGCCGTGGCCGAAAGTTATTTCGCGCAGCGCGAAAAACTCGGGTTTCCCGGCTGTAAGCAGGACAAGGCCGCCGCATGA
- a CDS encoding calcium-dependent protein kinase 21, translated as MSPLSSIVSTLSLAALCGVVDVSHAQVQGTGDYLQRMDTDANGKVSLIEYQDWLSYAFDNMDRNRDGLLAPEEQPGGRGKPLTREAHRTRVAEMFKRQDRNRDDVLDAKELAAPPQGK; from the coding sequence ATGTCGCCCCTGTCGTCGATCGTGTCCACCCTGTCGCTTGCCGCCCTCTGCGGCGTTGTCGACGTGTCGCATGCGCAGGTCCAGGGGACCGGCGACTATCTGCAGCGCATGGATACGGATGCCAACGGCAAGGTGTCGTTGATCGAGTATCAGGATTGGCTGAGTTATGCCTTCGACAATATGGACCGCAACCGCGATGGTCTGCTGGCGCCGGAGGAACAGCCCGGCGGTCGCGGCAAGCCGCTGACCCGGGAGGCGCATCGCACGCGGGTTGCGGAGATGTTCAAACGTCAGGATCGCAATCGCGACGATGTGCTTGACGCGAAGGAACTTGCGGCGCCGCCGCAGGGGAAATAA
- a CDS encoding CDP-alcohol phosphatidyltransferase family protein: MSIYALKPRFQALLRPVVRRLHGFGVTANQVTLAACAISIALGVWLYAAAPGTRAFLLVPLWMFLRMAFNAIDGMLAREFGQQSKLGAYLNELTDVIADAALALPFAAVAPFAPVWVATFVVLAGLGEFAGALGPTLGASRRYDGPMGKSDRAFVLGAIALWIGVAGLLPVWAAWLFPALCALTAWTIVRRVRNGLREAH, translated from the coding sequence ATGTCGATCTACGCCCTCAAACCCAGATTCCAGGCGCTGCTGCGCCCCGTCGTCCGCCGTCTGCACGGGTTCGGCGTCACCGCCAATCAGGTCACGCTGGCGGCCTGTGCGATCTCGATCGCGCTCGGCGTATGGCTGTATGCCGCCGCGCCCGGCACCCGGGCCTTCCTGCTGGTGCCGCTGTGGATGTTCCTGCGGATGGCGTTCAATGCGATCGACGGCATGCTGGCGCGCGAGTTCGGCCAACAGTCGAAACTCGGCGCCTATCTCAACGAACTCACCGATGTGATCGCCGATGCCGCGCTGGCGCTGCCGTTCGCGGCGGTTGCGCCCTTCGCGCCGGTGTGGGTGGCGACGTTCGTGGTGCTGGCGGGACTCGGCGAATTCGCGGGCGCGCTCGGGCCCACCCTCGGTGCGAGCCGACGTTACGACGGCCCGATGGGCAAGAGCGACCGTGCCTTCGTGCTCGGCGCCATCGCCTTGTGGATCGGGGTCGCGGGCCTGCTGCCGGTGTGGGCGGCGTGGCTGTTTCCGGCGCTGTGCGCGCTGACCGCATGGACCATCGTGCGTCGCGTGCGCAATGGCCTGCGCGAGGCGCATTGA
- a CDS encoding cupin domain-containing protein gives MNPLPARLTPELAQRLGESPRFAQVFAHGSLEVEIYAPRGHDPQTPHTRDEVYVVVAGHGRFFCDGETRDFASGELLFVPAGVEHRFLDFSDDFVTWVLFYGPEMESPLPPGEGLG, from the coding sequence ATGAATCCGCTGCCCGCGCGCCTGACGCCGGAACTCGCGCAGCGTCTCGGCGAATCGCCGCGGTTCGCGCAGGTGTTCGCGCACGGCAGTCTGGAAGTGGAGATCTACGCGCCGCGCGGTCACGACCCGCAGACGCCGCACACCCGCGACGAGGTCTATGTGGTCGTCGCTGGTCACGGCAGGTTTTTCTGCGATGGCGAGACCCGCGATTTCGCCAGCGGCGAACTGCTGTTCGTTCCGGCCGGCGTCGAACACCGTTTTCTCGATTTCAGCGACGACTTCGTCACCTGGGTGCTGTTCTACGGCCCAGAAATGGAATCCCCACTTCCCCCGGGAGAGGGGTTGGGGTGA
- a CDS encoding glutamine amidotransferase: protein MTRHPNRRFLIIETGQPIDTLRRHGRFPHWIRVAAGLSADQADTVNVQAGETLPAGGHTSKGEALTGVIVTGSSSMVTDRHPWSERTADWLRDRLDAGMPILGICYGHQLLAHTLGGEVDYNPQGREMGTVAVDLHPHAGEDPLFGPLPMRFPVQVSHLQSVLRPPTGATVLARSDQDACQAFRWRDHAWGLQFHPEFSVDHMRGYVHARREALQREGQCHRRMAKDVKPTPQARGVLRRFVRHAATLRGH from the coding sequence ATGACCCGCCACCCCAACCGTCGTTTCCTGATCATCGAAACCGGGCAGCCGATCGATACGCTGCGCCGCCACGGCCGTTTCCCGCACTGGATCCGGGTGGCCGCAGGGCTGTCGGCGGACCAGGCCGATACGGTGAACGTCCAGGCGGGCGAGACGCTGCCGGCCGGGGGCCACACCTCGAAGGGCGAAGCGCTGACCGGGGTGATCGTGACCGGCTCCAGTTCGATGGTCACCGACCGCCATCCCTGGAGCGAGCGCACCGCCGACTGGCTGCGCGACCGGCTGGACGCGGGCATGCCGATACTGGGCATCTGCTATGGCCACCAGCTGCTGGCGCACACGCTGGGCGGCGAGGTCGACTACAACCCGCAGGGACGCGAAATGGGCACGGTCGCGGTGGATCTGCATCCGCACGCCGGCGAGGACCCGCTGTTCGGCCCGCTGCCGATGCGTTTCCCGGTCCAGGTCAGCCACCTGCAGAGCGTGCTGCGACCGCCGACCGGCGCCACGGTGCTGGCCCGGTCCGACCAGGACGCCTGCCAGGCGTTCCGCTGGCGCGATCACGCCTGGGGTCTGCAGTTCCACCCCGAATTCAGCGTCGATCACATGCGCGGCTACGTGCACGCGCGCCGCGAGGCGCTGCAGCGCGAAGGCCAGTGCCACCGGCGCATGGCGAAGGACGTGAAGCCGACGCCGCAGGCGCGCGGCGTGCTGCGACGCTTCGTGCGCCACGCCGCTACACTGCGCGGCCACTGA
- a CDS encoding glycine--tRNA ligase subunit beta yields the protein MSDMKPLLIELGTEELPVKALPGLAQAFFDGIIDALQKRGIAFDRTGAKPLYTPRRLAVLLPGVAVEQPEQRSEVLGPYLNIALDAEGKPTRALEGFAAKAGIDWTTLQKTTDQKGERFVHRAVTPGARTAALFPDILKEALAAMPIPKPMRWGDHDYGFARPAHWLVLLLGDTVVDADVFGIKADRMSRGHRFHHEKTVWIGTPNDYIDALRAAKVLVDPEERRARVVAEVESAALKVGGTPRITDDNLEQVQCLVEWPKAVLCAFEREFLAVPQEALIATMEANQKFFPVLDSEGKLTEHFIGIANIESKDESEVRKGYERVIRPRFADAKFFFVEDLKQGLASMNEGLKTVTYQAKLGSVWDKVQRVAALAESIAAEVGVDPQLARRAAELEKADLQSRMVNEFPELQGIAGRYYAAAAGESAEVAAAIDEAYMPRFAGDAIAPSKLGQVLAIAERLDTLAGGFKADLKPTGNKDPFSLRRNALGLARTIIENNIDIGLSLVLFKTYEILDTSVDEIEFKKKIETANGAMVVHARGKLTPNVRPQEVFDFILDRLRAYYADQGVTPQQFEAVAALMRPVAAEAAPTESGAALVGGASATTAGANHAGSLLDFDRRLKAIGEFAKLPEAEALAAANKRIRNILKKADIAIPATVDTALFAEDAERDLHAAVEQAIADTDDVLKTRDYVAVLGRLARLRPQVDTFFEKVMVNADDAAVRSNRLALLQRLADRLGSVAAIEHLSV from the coding sequence ATGAGCGATATGAAACCCCTCCTGATCGAACTCGGCACCGAAGAACTGCCGGTCAAAGCCCTGCCGGGTCTGGCGCAAGCATTCTTCGACGGCATCATCGACGCGCTGCAGAAACGCGGCATCGCCTTCGACCGCACAGGCGCCAAACCGCTGTACACGCCGCGCCGGCTCGCGGTGCTGCTGCCCGGCGTCGCCGTGGAGCAGCCCGAACAGCGCAGCGAAGTGCTGGGCCCGTATCTCAACATCGCGCTGGATGCCGAAGGCAAGCCGACCCGCGCGCTGGAAGGCTTCGCCGCGAAGGCCGGCATCGACTGGACCACGCTGCAGAAGACCACCGACCAGAAGGGCGAGCGCTTCGTGCATCGCGCGGTCACGCCCGGCGCGCGCACTGCAGCGTTGTTTCCCGACATCCTGAAAGAAGCGCTGGCCGCCATGCCCATTCCCAAGCCGATGCGCTGGGGCGATCACGACTACGGTTTCGCCCGCCCCGCGCACTGGCTGGTGCTGCTGCTGGGCGATACGGTCGTCGATGCCGACGTCTTCGGCATCAAAGCGGATCGCATGAGCCGCGGCCATCGTTTCCATCACGAAAAAACCGTGTGGATCGGCACCCCGAACGATTACATCGATGCCCTGCGCGCCGCGAAAGTGCTGGTCGATCCCGAAGAACGCCGCGCCCGCGTCGTCGCCGAAGTGGAAAGCGCCGCGCTGAAAGTCGGCGGCACGCCGCGCATCACCGACGACAACCTCGAACAGGTGCAGTGCCTGGTCGAATGGCCGAAAGCGGTGCTGTGCGCATTCGAGCGCGAATTCCTCGCGGTGCCGCAGGAAGCGCTGATCGCCACGATGGAAGCAAACCAGAAATTCTTTCCGGTGCTGGATTCAGAAGGCAAGCTCACCGAGCACTTCATCGGCATCGCCAATATCGAATCGAAGGACGAAAGCGAAGTCCGCAAAGGCTACGAACGCGTGATCCGTCCGCGCTTCGCCGATGCCAAGTTCTTCTTCGTCGAGGATCTGAAGCAAGGGCTTGCCTCGATGAACGAGGGGCTGAAGACGGTGACGTATCAGGCCAAGCTCGGCAGCGTGTGGGACAAGGTGCAGCGCGTCGCGGCGCTGGCGGAAAGTATTGCCGCAGAAGTGGGTGTCGATCCGCAGTTGGCGCGTCGCGCTGCGGAATTGGAGAAGGCCGATTTGCAGTCGCGTATGGTCAACGAGTTTCCGGAATTGCAGGGGATTGCGGGGCGTTACTACGCCGCTGCTGCGGGTGAGTCGGCGGAAGTGGCTGCAGCCATCGATGAAGCGTATATGCCGCGATTCGCGGGCGATGCGATTGCGCCGAGCAAGTTGGGACAGGTGCTGGCGATTGCGGAGAGGTTGGATACATTGGCGGGTGGGTTCAAGGCAGATCTCAAACCCACTGGCAATAAAGATCCGTTTTCGCTGCGGCGCAATGCATTGGGGTTAGCCAGAACGATAATTGAAAACAACATCGACATTGGGCTGTCCCTCGTTCTGTTCAAGACGTACGAAATTCTCGACACATCAGTTGACGAAATCGAATTCAAGAAAAAAATTGAGACGGCAAACGGGGCTATGGTTGTTCATGCGAGAGGCAAACTCACTCCGAATGTTCGCCCCCAAGAGGTATTCGACTTCATCCTCGACCGCCTCCGCGCCTACTACGCCGATCAAGGCGTCACCCCGCAGCAGTTCGAAGCCGTGGCGGCGCTGATGCGTCCGGTCGCGGCTGAAGCCGCTCCCACAGAAAGCGGTGCGGCACTTGTGGGAGGGGCTTCAGCCACGACTGCCGGAGCCAATCATGCGGGTTCCCTCCTCGACTTCGACCGCCGCCTCAAAGCCATCGGCGAATTCGCCAAACTGCCGGAAGCCGAAGCCCTCGCCGCCGCCAACAAACGCATCCGCAACATCCTGAAGAAAGCCGACATCGCGATTCCGGCCACGGTCGACACCGCGCTGTTCGCCGAAGACGCCGAGCGCGATCTGCACGCGGCGGTGGAGCAGGCCATCGCCGACACCGACGACGTGCTGAAGACCCGCGACTATGTCGCCGTCCTCGGCCGACTCGCGCGCCTGCGCCCGCAGGTCGACACCTTCTTCGAAAAGGTCATGGTCAACGCCGACGACGCAGCCGTACGCAGCAACCGCCTCGCCCTGCTGCAGCGTCTTGCGGATCGTCTGGGCAGCGTCGCTGCGATCGAGCACCTTTCGGTCTGA
- a CDS encoding translocation/assembly module TamB gives MSERPSTPEEREARIVELRTRRRARARWLATRSLLSIVVMSVLAALLLYFLFNTLRGRDVLLNQIVERLPEGDELTWSRAEGPASGPMTLHDLRYVHRGCPDRDGEPVAWPGCKTALLTIFTAKRVVLDPMLQPLLGRRLRLEAMNVSGATLVLPESDEPFELPRWPESLPAIAPPLALEADAIEIDDLRVLRATEPQPTSIIHLHKVRGGLVAEEGSLHLERIVADSDRGRFTAHGDYAPRDRYRMHLTASAVLPAAAGRTPARLGLAARGDLRKLDIALAGNAPAPVKARLLLEGEAQPRWRFEADSTAVTLAALLGNDDDSASYAFDLRADGVGGHANVQGRVAQGDASKEEFAATVLPSKISVDGQVLLLSPLSLELLGGTVAANGRADFNHPADARFDGTVQARKLRWQGDTKDAVAVVGDGDFKLAGRLRDWTAQGDATLLRGKERAVVALKARGDDKTAHVDTLRATMPTGRLDGSGQLWWQPTLRWQADARLAGFDPGYFLPDWRGAVNGRLRTNGETRRDGGLDVRVEADELGGRLRGRALSGRANVLAHLPANGGDAVGAKSTDFEGEIALGLGGSRIDAKGRVADTLDVAAKFSPLQLNDLLPTGEGVLRGTLKLTGARMQPNIDVDLSGQSLRWDDWRAGSLRARGRLPWRSGAEGALSIDGENVDAGLAFARLHLDARGAVEALRIDGDADTGFGALVLAGNVAKRGTQWAGALNALRFAPTTGPAWALQSPARFSATPSPRGMRLQIASSCFATADRAGSLCADIDWPTRADVRGQSLPLALLAPYLPERDDRRAWLLRGTVDVDAQVRPRGDSWQGTARVRSADGGLALDARSRREILGYANLEIDARFDPQRIEADVRSALKPDGRVAGTIATGWDDYAPLRGEIEIDTTELTWLELFSPDIVDPQGRLNGRIALGGTRAQPTLGGQAQLTAFRAEMPALALSLRDGEARLDAQADGTARISGSVSSGEGRLRIDGTLGWQSDDTPLRLALVGENVLISDTRELRAVIDPNVVVRYAAGQPIAVAGSVRVASAKIDLEGLDSGVSASEDVVVLDPANPERTGSTPLDLDLALTMGDDVRLHGFGLDGTLGGSVRMRARPGRETVATGSLDVDGRYRAYGQNLQITRGRLLWSNTAFGDPVIDIRAEREVGSVTAGIDVRGRASSPIAGVWSDPATSESEALAYLTLGRPLSSASADENRQLSAATAALSAGNLLASQLGAKIGLDDAGVSESRALGGSVVGIGKYLSPRLYVSYGVSLLGTGQVITLKYLLRKGFDIEIESSTVESRGSVNWRKER, from the coding sequence ATGAGCGAACGCCCGTCCACGCCGGAAGAACGCGAAGCGCGCATCGTCGAGCTGCGTACGCGTCGTCGCGCACGCGCGCGCTGGCTGGCGACGCGCAGCCTGCTGTCGATCGTGGTCATGAGCGTGCTCGCGGCGCTGCTGCTGTATTTCCTGTTCAACACCTTGCGCGGACGCGATGTGCTGTTGAACCAGATCGTCGAACGTCTGCCGGAGGGCGACGAGCTGACCTGGTCGCGCGCCGAAGGTCCGGCCTCGGGACCGATGACCCTGCACGATCTGCGCTACGTGCATCGCGGCTGTCCGGACCGAGACGGCGAGCCGGTCGCGTGGCCCGGCTGCAAGACCGCGCTGCTGACCATCTTCACCGCGAAACGCGTCGTGCTCGATCCGATGCTGCAGCCGCTGCTGGGTCGCCGTCTGCGACTCGAAGCCATGAACGTGTCCGGCGCGACGCTGGTGCTGCCCGAGAGCGATGAGCCGTTCGAGCTGCCGCGCTGGCCGGAATCGCTGCCCGCGATCGCGCCGCCGCTGGCGCTGGAAGCCGACGCGATCGAGATCGACGATCTGCGCGTACTGCGCGCGACCGAACCGCAGCCGACATCGATCATCCATCTGCACAAGGTGCGCGGCGGACTGGTCGCCGAAGAGGGCAGCCTGCATCTCGAACGCATCGTCGCCGACAGCGATCGCGGCCGTTTCACCGCGCACGGCGACTACGCACCGCGCGACCGCTATCGCATGCATCTCACCGCGAGCGCGGTGCTGCCGGCTGCGGCGGGACGCACACCGGCCCGCCTGGGTCTGGCCGCGCGCGGCGATCTGCGCAAACTCGATATCGCGCTCGCCGGCAACGCGCCCGCGCCGGTGAAGGCAAGATTGCTGCTGGAAGGCGAAGCGCAGCCGCGCTGGCGTTTCGAGGCGGACAGCACGGCGGTGACGCTCGCCGCGCTGCTCGGCAACGACGACGATTCCGCGTCGTACGCGTTCGATCTGCGCGCCGACGGCGTCGGCGGCCATGCGAACGTGCAGGGCCGCGTCGCGCAGGGCGACGCATCGAAGGAAGAATTCGCGGCGACCGTGCTGCCATCGAAAATTTCGGTCGACGGCCAGGTGTTGTTGCTGTCGCCGCTGTCGCTGGAGTTGCTCGGCGGCACGGTCGCGGCGAACGGTCGCGCCGATTTCAACCATCCCGCCGATGCGCGCTTCGACGGCACCGTGCAGGCGCGCAAACTGCGCTGGCAGGGCGATACCAAGGACGCGGTCGCAGTGGTCGGCGACGGCGATTTCAAGCTGGCCGGCCGTTTGCGCGACTGGACCGCACAGGGCGACGCGACCCTCCTGCGCGGCAAGGAACGCGCGGTGGTCGCGCTGAAAGCGCGCGGCGACGACAAGACCGCGCATGTCGACACGCTGCGCGCAACGATGCCGACCGGGCGTCTCGACGGCAGCGGCCAGCTCTGGTGGCAACCGACGCTGCGCTGGCAGGCCGATGCGCGGCTGGCGGGTTTCGATCCGGGTTATTTCCTGCCCGACTGGCGCGGCGCCGTGAACGGCCGCCTGCGTACGAACGGCGAGACGCGCCGCGACGGCGGACTCGATGTGCGCGTGGAAGCGGACGAACTCGGCGGTCGCCTGCGCGGACGCGCCCTGAGCGGACGCGCGAACGTGCTCGCGCATCTGCCCGCGAATGGAGGCGATGCCGTCGGCGCGAAAAGTACCGACTTCGAGGGCGAGATCGCGCTGGGACTCGGTGGCAGTCGCATCGATGCCAAGGGTCGCGTCGCCGATACGCTGGACGTTGCAGCCAAATTCTCGCCGCTGCAGTTGAACGATCTGCTGCCGACCGGCGAAGGCGTGCTGCGCGGTACGCTCAAACTCACCGGCGCGCGCATGCAGCCGAACATCGATGTCGATCTCTCCGGCCAGTCGCTGCGCTGGGACGATTGGCGCGCGGGATCGCTGCGCGCACGCGGGCGTTTGCCGTGGCGCAGCGGCGCCGAGGGTGCGTTGAGCATCGACGGTGAGAATGTCGACGCCGGGCTCGCGTTCGCGCGTCTGCATCTGGACGCGCGCGGCGCGGTCGAAGCACTGCGCATCGACGGCGATGCCGACACCGGATTCGGCGCGCTGGTGCTTGCCGGCAACGTGGCGAAACGCGGCACGCAGTGGGCGGGCGCGCTGAATGCACTGCGCTTCGCGCCGACCACCGGCCCGGCATGGGCGCTGCAGTCGCCCGCGCGGTTCAGTGCGACGCCGTCGCCGCGCGGGATGCGCCTGCAGATCGCATCCAGTTGCTTCGCGACCGCCGACCGCGCCGGTTCGCTGTGCGCCGATATCGATTGGCCGACGCGCGCCGACGTGCGCGGACAATCGCTGCCGCTGGCGCTGCTCGCACCTTATCTGCCGGAGCGCGACGACCGTCGTGCGTGGCTGCTGCGCGGTACGGTCGATGTGGATGCGCAGGTGCGTCCGCGCGGCGACAGCTGGCAGGGCACCGCGCGCGTGCGCTCCGCCGATGGCGGGCTCGCATTGGATGCGCGCAGCCGTCGCGAAATCCTCGGCTACGCGAATCTGGAGATCGATGCGCGCTTCGACCCGCAGCGGATCGAAGCCGATGTCCGCAGCGCGCTGAAACCGGACGGTCGCGTCGCCGGCACGATCGCCACCGGCTGGGACGACTACGCGCCGCTGCGCGGCGAGATCGAGATCGATACGACCGAACTGACCTGGCTCGAACTGTTCTCGCCGGACATCGTCGATCCGCAGGGCCGCTTGAACGGACGCATCGCGCTGGGCGGCACGCGCGCGCAGCCGACGCTGGGCGGGCAGGCGCAGCTCACGGCGTTCCGCGCCGAAATGCCGGCGCTCGCCTTGAGCCTGCGCGACGGCGAAGCGCGTCTGGACGCGCAGGCCGACGGCACCGCGCGCATCTCCGGCAGCGTCAGCAGCGGCGAGGGCAGGCTGCGGATCGACGGCACGCTGGGCTGGCAAAGCGACGACACGCCGCTGCGGCTCGCGCTGGTCGGCGAGAACGTGCTGATCTCCGACACCCGCGAACTGCGCGCGGTGATCGATCCGAACGTGGTGGTGCGTTACGCCGCAGGCCAGCCGATCGCGGTCGCCGGCAGCGTTCGCGTCGCCAGCGCGAAGATCGATCTGGAAGGACTGGATTCGGGCGTGTCGGCGTCGGAAGACGTGGTGGTGCTGGATCCGGCGAATCCCGAACGCACCGGCAGCACGCCGCTGGATCTGGATCTCGCGCTCACGATGGGCGACGACGTGCGTCTGCACGGTTTCGGCCTCGACGGCACGCTCGGCGGCAGCGTGCGCATGCGCGCGCGCCCGGGCCGCGAAACCGTGGCGACCGGTTCGCTCGATGTCGACGGTCGTTATCGCGCCTACGGACAGAACCTGCAGATCACCCGAGGCCGACTGCTGTGGTCGAACACCGCGTTCGGCGATCCGGTGATCGATATCCGCGCCGAACGCGAAGTGGGCAGCGTCACCGCCGGCATCGATGTGCGCGGTCGCGCCTCCTCGCCGATCGCCGGAGTGTGGAGCGACCCGGCGACCAGCGAATCCGAAGCGCTGGCGTATCTCACCCTCGGCCGTCCGCTGTCCAGCGCCAGCGCCGACGAGAACCGCCAGCTCAGCGCCGCGACCGCCGCGCTGTCGGCCGGCAATCTATTGGCCTCGCAGCTCGGCGCGAAGATCGGCCTGGACGATGCCGGCGTCAGCGAATCGCGCGCGCTCGGCGGTTCCGTGGTCGGCATCGGCAAATACCTGTCGCCGCGCCTGTACGTGAGCTACGGCGTATCGCTGCTCGGCACCGGCCAGGTGATCACGTTGAAGTATCTGTTGCGCAAAGGCTTCGATATCGAAATCGAATCGAGCACGGTGGAGAGCCGCGGCTCGGTGAATTGGCGGAAGGAACGCTAG